Proteins found in one Streptomyces sp. NBC_00461 genomic segment:
- a CDS encoding DUF6325 family protein, giving the protein MRNESDAFDDLGPIDDLGPIDYLVVEYPGKSPTGEALPYLVDLVDRGLIRILDMAFVRKASDGSVAAVEMADLTRDGNTNLAVFDGATSGLLGQADIEEAGKAIGPGSTAVIAMYENRWAAPFAQALRRGGARLVAAGRIPVQDVIAALDSAEAAAAGT; this is encoded by the coding sequence TTGAGAAACGAAAGCGACGCATTCGACGACCTGGGCCCCATCGACGACCTGGGCCCCATCGACTACCTGGTGGTCGAATACCCGGGCAAGAGCCCCACCGGCGAAGCCCTTCCGTACCTCGTCGACCTGGTCGACCGGGGCCTGATTCGCATCCTCGACATGGCCTTCGTCCGCAAGGCCTCCGACGGCTCCGTGGCAGCGGTCGAAATGGCGGATCTCACCCGGGACGGGAACACGAACCTCGCGGTATTCGACGGCGCCACCTCCGGACTTCTCGGTCAGGCCGACATCGAAGAGGCAGGGAAGGCGATCGGACCCGGCAGTACGGCCGTCATCGCGATGTACGAGAACCGCTGGGCCGCACCATTTGCCCAAGCCCTGAGGCGCGGCGGCGCCCGACTGGTGGCCGCCGGAAGGATCCCCGTCCAGGACGTCATCGCGGCACTCGACTCGGCGGAGGCCGCAGCCGCCGGCACCTGA
- a CDS encoding SpoIIE family protein phosphatase, with the protein MRPGQEHEWRLSAAEPGLWQRVVEQLGTAVTVIDPAGRIVAVNPAAERLLGRAAAVVDGQDLHDLCHRDPGGARIPREHCPLLRALAEGRPARGDDDWFLRGDGRLVPISWSATPLTRDGVCLGMVVLVVETAAVQSAHRERAERAEWAERTEQAERAARTTALESRAERLTLVAEITEVLGQTLEVDEALARLSRLLVPRFADFAAVDLRVGARQVHRVAVTGPEGRDAGQEDWRGHLPPPTGEAAHSALVQVLNGAGPVLQERSDMEATPDSPLAAVHHAFLEATGAASVITVPLNVGQQVTGALTLVRSDPARPFDTGDLDVAGDIGRRVGPVIDNARRFGRQREVAEAMQRNLLPPLPEHGRVQLAARYQPAPAGSQVGGDWYDAFTLRDGTLALVIGDVVGHDLTAAAGMAQLHGILRSLAWDHPGPTGPVVDRLDDAMHAITAVSMATLVLARVEGPDTGPWTLHWTSAGHPPPLLLTPDGNARYLEAGQGLILGTHLGGSSHRPSATHALAPGSTLLLYTDGLIEVPGSDLDTGLGRLRRHALALAHEPLDTLCDQLSARVPPGSTDDIALLAVRLPMP; encoded by the coding sequence GTGAGGCCCGGCCAAGAGCACGAGTGGCGGCTGTCGGCGGCGGAACCGGGACTGTGGCAGCGGGTCGTCGAGCAGCTGGGCACGGCGGTGACCGTGATCGACCCGGCGGGGCGGATCGTCGCGGTCAACCCGGCCGCCGAGCGACTGCTGGGGCGTGCGGCAGCGGTGGTGGACGGGCAGGACCTGCACGACCTGTGCCATCGGGATCCGGGAGGCGCCCGGATCCCGCGCGAGCACTGCCCGCTGCTGCGGGCACTGGCCGAGGGGCGTCCGGCACGCGGGGACGACGACTGGTTCCTGCGGGGTGACGGACGGCTGGTCCCGATCTCCTGGTCGGCCACTCCTCTGACGCGGGACGGTGTCTGCCTGGGCATGGTCGTGCTCGTCGTCGAGACCGCGGCGGTCCAGAGCGCCCACAGGGAACGCGCGGAACGTGCCGAGTGGGCGGAACGTACCGAACAGGCGGAACGAGCCGCTCGTACGACCGCTCTGGAGAGCCGCGCCGAGCGGTTGACGCTCGTCGCGGAGATCACCGAGGTGCTCGGTCAGACCCTGGAGGTGGACGAGGCCCTCGCCCGGTTGAGCCGGCTCCTGGTTCCCCGTTTCGCCGACTTCGCGGCGGTGGACCTGCGAGTAGGCGCCCGTCAGGTGCACCGGGTGGCGGTGACCGGCCCGGAGGGTCGCGACGCCGGGCAGGAGGACTGGCGTGGGCACCTTCCGCCGCCGACCGGGGAAGCGGCCCACTCGGCCCTGGTCCAAGTGCTGAACGGAGCCGGGCCCGTCCTGCAGGAGCGTTCGGACATGGAGGCAACCCCCGACTCGCCGTTGGCCGCCGTCCACCACGCCTTCCTCGAAGCGACCGGCGCGGCATCGGTCATCACGGTGCCGTTGAACGTCGGCCAACAGGTCACCGGCGCCCTGACACTGGTGCGCAGCGACCCGGCACGGCCCTTCGACACCGGCGATCTGGATGTGGCGGGCGACATCGGCCGCCGGGTCGGCCCGGTCATCGACAACGCCCGCCGGTTCGGCCGGCAGCGCGAGGTCGCCGAGGCCATGCAGCGCAACCTCCTGCCCCCGCTGCCGGAGCACGGCCGGGTCCAGCTGGCAGCGCGGTACCAGCCCGCTCCGGCCGGCTCGCAGGTCGGCGGCGACTGGTACGACGCGTTCACGCTGAGGGACGGCACGCTCGCCCTGGTCATCGGCGACGTCGTGGGCCACGATCTGACCGCCGCGGCCGGTATGGCGCAGTTGCACGGCATCCTGCGCTCCCTCGCCTGGGACCACCCCGGCCCGACCGGTCCCGTCGTGGACCGACTCGACGACGCCATGCACGCCATCACGGCCGTGTCGATGGCCACCCTCGTCCTCGCCCGGGTGGAAGGTCCGGACACCGGCCCCTGGACGCTGCACTGGACCAGTGCCGGGCACCCGCCGCCCCTGCTGCTGACCCCCGATGGGAACGCGCGGTACCTCGAAGCCGGGCAGGGGCTGATCCTCGGAACCCACCTGGGCGGCAGCAGCCATCGGCCGAGCGCCACCCACGCCCTGGCGCCGGGATCGACACTCCTTCTCTACACCGACGGCCTGATCGAGGTTCCCGGCAGCGACCTGGACACCGGGCTCGGCCGGCTGCGCCGCCACGCCCTCGCCCTCGCGCACGAACCGCTGGACACCCTCTGCGACCAGTTGTCCGCCCGGGTGCCCCCCGGCAGCACCGACGACATCGCCCTCCTCGCCGTGCGCCTGCCCATGCCCTGA
- a CDS encoding SHOCT domain-containing protein has translation MPGLIRGIARTAVVAGTATAVSNRVSRRQAGRWAQQDAQQAPPAQPPAASRSTEDKIDMLKELGELKEQGVLTETEFEDQKRQILSG, from the coding sequence ATGCCAGGCCTCATTCGCGGCATCGCCCGCACAGCTGTCGTAGCCGGTACCGCGACGGCCGTCTCCAATCGCGTGTCCCGGCGGCAGGCGGGCCGGTGGGCCCAGCAGGACGCACAGCAGGCCCCGCCCGCGCAGCCTCCGGCCGCATCACGATCGACAGAAGACAAGATCGACATGCTCAAGGAGCTGGGCGAACTGAAAGAACAGGGTGTGCTGACGGAAACCGAGTTCGAGGACCAGAAGCGTCAGATTCTCAGCGGATGA